The following are encoded in a window of Methylicorpusculum oleiharenae genomic DNA:
- a CDS encoding SPFH domain-containing protein, which yields MIKLSYLGYGAGLLLGLVVVLNSYTTVEPGHNKVATLFGRVQPEPYGEGLHIVNPLLNFVSFDLRQLTYTWEKVQVPSQDKLKTSMDISITFQLQAQKTPEILQETGQLNDVVDKHISPKVRSLLREAGKTVTQSQDFYQDNVQQALQSYMEEGLKEYLEPKGLVIKAVLFRDITLPDVVTIAVIQTKERQEQLEREKAQLKIVEQQAQQEVKKAEAREMAAIADANAKRTEADAEAYRIIKEAHAQAEANQLLAKSVTTELIRYNAVQKWDGAYPQTFMGDKTDGLILNLPNAGK from the coding sequence ATGATAAAACTGAGTTACTTGGGCTATGGTGCCGGTTTGTTATTGGGGCTGGTCGTGGTCTTGAATTCTTATACGACAGTAGAGCCCGGACATAATAAAGTCGCAACATTGTTTGGCCGGGTTCAGCCGGAACCTTACGGTGAAGGCTTGCATATCGTTAATCCTTTATTGAATTTTGTCAGTTTTGATTTGCGGCAATTAACGTATACCTGGGAAAAGGTTCAGGTGCCCTCTCAGGATAAGTTGAAAACCTCCATGGATATTTCAATCACTTTCCAGTTGCAGGCTCAAAAAACGCCTGAAATTTTGCAGGAAACAGGGCAATTGAATGATGTCGTTGATAAACATATTTCGCCCAAAGTTCGTTCATTATTACGAGAGGCAGGTAAAACCGTAACGCAATCACAGGATTTTTATCAGGATAATGTTCAGCAAGCTTTACAGAGCTATATGGAAGAGGGGCTAAAAGAGTACCTTGAGCCCAAAGGTCTGGTTATCAAAGCGGTTTTGTTTCGGGATATTACGCTGCCGGATGTAGTGACAATAGCCGTCATACAAACCAAGGAACGTCAGGAACAGCTGGAACGGGAAAAAGCCCAGTTAAAAATTGTTGAGCAACAGGCTCAGCAAGAGGTTAAAAAAGCGGAGGCCAGAGAGATGGCAGCCATTGCTGATGCGAATGCCAAACGGACAGAAGCCGATGCAGAAGCGTATCGGATTATCAAGGAAGCTCATGCGCAGGCTGAGGCCAACCAATTGTTAGCAAAATCGGTCACGACGGAATTGATTCGTTATAATGCAGTTCAAAAATGGGACGGCGCTTATCCTCAAACATTTATGGGGGATAAAACGGACGGACTGATTCTAAATTTACCCAATGCAGGTAAATGA
- a CDS encoding NAD(P)/FAD-dependent oxidoreductase — MTDTNEGRHKIVIVGGGAGGLELATRLGQKLGKKGLAEIYLIDASSTHIWKPLLHEVAAGTLDETEQVEYLAQAHRNGFRFRLGRMEGLNREKKEVYVSPTFSQSGEELIPSRTFTYDTLVMAVGSVSNTFNIKGVDEHCMFLDSTSQAFRFQKQLVELYIRRHVSRSASIDKPLSIAIVGAGATGVELSAELHEVTHLLAVYGMDQAGAVKITIIEAATQLLPALPPKLAISTQQQLVKLNIDLKLGRRVVEVTKDGIETHDGEFIAADMKVWAAGIKAPDWMHQLDGLETNRINQLIVDEYLQSSDTDIFALGDCAACPWAGHEHNVPPRAQAAHQQATTLAKTIINRLQGKPPVKYVYLDYGSLVSLGKYSTVGNLMGNLIGSVTIGGFIARLVYLSLYKMHQVAIHGYFRTAMLTLSNLFRRGAHAKIKMH, encoded by the coding sequence ATGACTGACACAAATGAAGGCAGACATAAAATCGTAATTGTGGGTGGCGGCGCGGGCGGTCTTGAGTTGGCTACCCGTTTGGGTCAAAAATTAGGCAAAAAAGGGCTGGCTGAAATATATCTGATCGATGCTTCTTCGACGCACATCTGGAAACCGTTGTTACATGAAGTCGCGGCCGGAACCCTGGATGAAACTGAACAAGTCGAATATTTGGCGCAGGCGCATCGCAACGGCTTTCGTTTCCGGTTGGGCAGAATGGAAGGCTTAAACCGCGAAAAAAAGGAAGTATATGTCAGCCCAACTTTCAGTCAGAGTGGTGAAGAACTGATACCGAGCCGGACATTCACCTACGATACGCTGGTCATGGCGGTGGGCAGTGTCAGCAATACCTTTAATATCAAAGGCGTGGATGAGCATTGCATGTTTCTGGATTCGACCTCGCAAGCGTTCAGATTCCAGAAACAATTGGTCGAACTCTACATTCGCCGCCATGTCAGTCGCAGCGCCTCAATTGATAAACCGTTGTCCATAGCCATCGTAGGTGCCGGTGCTACAGGCGTGGAACTCTCGGCAGAATTGCACGAAGTGACGCACTTGCTCGCCGTGTATGGAATGGATCAGGCTGGCGCCGTTAAAATTACGATTATTGAAGCAGCGACACAATTGCTGCCCGCATTACCACCCAAACTGGCCATTTCAACGCAGCAGCAACTGGTCAAATTGAATATTGATCTGAAACTGGGCCGGCGTGTAGTTGAGGTTACCAAGGACGGGATTGAAACGCACGACGGTGAGTTTATAGCTGCAGATATGAAAGTCTGGGCGGCCGGTATCAAGGCGCCTGACTGGATGCATCAACTGGATGGCCTGGAAACAAACCGGATCAATCAGCTGATTGTCGATGAGTATTTGCAGTCGTCTGATACTGATATTTTTGCACTGGGCGATTGTGCGGCCTGTCCTTGGGCCGGTCATGAGCATAATGTTCCTCCGCGTGCTCAGGCGGCTCATCAGCAGGCAACAACGCTGGCTAAAACCATCATCAACCGCCTACAAGGCAAGCCGCCGGTCAAGTATGTCTATCTGGATTACGGCTCACTGGTTTCGTTGGGAAAATATTCTACGGTAGGCAACCTGATGGGCAATCTCATCGGCTCGGTGACCATCGGCGGCTTTATAGCGAGGCTGGTTTATTTGTCCTTGTATAAAATGCATCAAGTCGCGATTCACGGCTATTTCAGAACCGCCATGCTGACTTTATCGAATCTGTTTCGCCGCGGTGCTCATGCCAAAATCAAAATGCATTGA
- a CDS encoding YcxB family protein — protein sequence MFEIEYEFREEDLIHFNEMQYLNSDDIQHNLKKNRLIVPGVMFIIGAFYYFYYGDIRAASYVVVLAILWAWLSPKILLLDFRRQILTNYTYKEKSRMFGTYTLTLDPKGLLEKSPSGKNTMPWDEIVRVEKSDRYVFIYIGLNTALVIPRETVKKGNLDEFAEQAEKMLDRLG from the coding sequence ATGTTTGAAATCGAATACGAATTCCGGGAGGAAGATTTAATCCACTTCAATGAAATGCAATATTTGAACTCCGATGACATTCAACATAACTTGAAAAAGAACCGGCTCATAGTGCCCGGTGTTATGTTCATCATAGGGGCTTTTTATTACTTTTATTACGGTGATATCCGGGCGGCTTCCTACGTCGTCGTTTTGGCTATTTTGTGGGCCTGGTTGTCACCCAAGATTTTGTTGCTGGATTTTCGCCGCCAGATTCTCACCAATTACACCTATAAAGAGAAATCGCGGATGTTTGGCACTTATACCTTGACGCTGGATCCTAAAGGACTGCTTGAAAAGTCGCCCAGCGGCAAAAATACCATGCCTTGGGATGAGATAGTGAGGGTGGAAAAGAGCGACCGTTATGTGTTTATTTATATTGGATTGAATACCGCATTGGTCATTCCCAGAGAAACGGTAAAAAAAGGCAATCTGGATGAATTCGCCGAACAAGCTGAAAAAATGCTCGATCGTTTAGGATAA
- a CDS encoding ATP-binding cassette domain-containing protein: MLNFRNVALRRGARVLFSGASFTLHRGQKIGLTGANGVGKSSLFALLRDELHPDEGDFSMPPNLEIAHVAQETPGVSSSAIDYVIDGDKELRRLEKRLAEAEQVNDGIKLAELHGALDHIGGYTAQVRASRLMNGLGFLPGQLNNPVSSFSGGWRMRLNLAQALMCRSDLLLLDEPTNHLDLDAVIWLQDWLCKYPGTLVLISHDRDFLDSITDHIIHIESNKAEIYTGNYSDFERMRAEKLSQQQAAFEKQQREIAHIQSFVDRFRAQATKAKQAQSRIKSLERMELIAQAHVDSPFHFTFAKPDKMPNPLINLKQANIGYGDKIIIENVDLTLSPGDRIGLLGPNGAGKSSLIKVLAGQMQTVAGQLLISDMLKIGYFAQHQLEQLRVDQSPLWHLQALDKRATEKELRNYLGGFDFQGDKVMEAVEPFSGGEKARLVLALLVYQNPNLLLLDEPTNHLDLEMRHALSVALQDYQGAMVIVSHDRHLLRSVTDSLLLVANGAVQAFDGDLDDYRQWLTDQKKGEEEPSQAGNVVNVSRKDQRKQDAERRHKLKPLVDAIKRTEQAVEKLHQQQFLIEQQLADPAIYQETEKNRLKQLLEQKAQVDRDLSRAEEAWLTAESKLEEAQEACTSG, from the coding sequence ATGCTGAATTTTAGAAATGTGGCTCTAAGACGGGGCGCGCGAGTCTTGTTTTCCGGTGCCTCTTTTACTCTGCATCGTGGTCAGAAGATTGGTTTGACCGGTGCCAACGGGGTGGGTAAGTCCAGTTTATTTGCTTTGCTTAGAGACGAGCTGCATCCGGATGAGGGCGATTTTTCGATGCCGCCAAATCTGGAAATAGCGCATGTGGCTCAGGAAACGCCAGGCGTCAGTTCTTCGGCGATCGATTATGTCATCGACGGCGATAAAGAATTACGGCGGTTAGAAAAGCGGTTGGCTGAAGCCGAGCAAGTTAACGACGGCATCAAGCTGGCAGAACTGCACGGCGCGCTGGATCATATCGGCGGTTATACCGCTCAGGTGCGCGCCTCGCGGCTGATGAACGGCCTGGGCTTTTTACCCGGGCAGCTTAATAATCCGGTCAGTTCGTTTTCCGGTGGCTGGCGGATGAGACTGAATCTGGCACAGGCGCTGATGTGCCGGTCGGACCTGTTGTTATTGGACGAACCCACCAACCATCTGGATCTGGATGCCGTGATTTGGCTGCAGGACTGGCTGTGTAAATATCCGGGGACTCTAGTGCTGATTTCCCATGACCGGGATTTTCTGGACAGCATCACCGATCACATTATTCATATCGAAAGCAATAAAGCTGAAATTTATACTGGCAATTATTCTGATTTTGAACGCATGCGGGCGGAAAAATTATCCCAGCAGCAAGCAGCTTTTGAAAAACAACAGCGGGAAATTGCCCATATCCAGAGTTTTGTTGACCGTTTCAGAGCCCAGGCGACCAAGGCCAAACAGGCGCAAAGCCGGATCAAGTCGCTGGAGCGAATGGAGCTGATTGCTCAAGCGCATGTGGATTCACCGTTCCATTTTACGTTTGCCAAACCCGATAAAATGCCCAATCCGCTGATCAATCTGAAGCAGGCAAATATTGGTTACGGCGATAAAATCATTATCGAAAATGTTGATTTAACCCTTTCTCCCGGCGACCGCATCGGTTTGTTGGGACCTAACGGAGCCGGTAAATCAAGTTTGATTAAAGTGCTGGCCGGCCAAATGCAGACGGTAGCAGGGCAATTGCTGATCTCGGACATGCTCAAAATAGGCTATTTTGCCCAGCATCAACTCGAGCAATTGCGCGTGGATCAGAGTCCGCTATGGCATTTACAAGCGCTGGATAAGCGCGCGACAGAGAAAGAGCTGCGCAATTATCTGGGCGGCTTCGATTTTCAGGGCGATAAAGTCATGGAAGCGGTAGAGCCGTTTTCCGGAGGGGAAAAGGCGCGTTTGGTGCTGGCTCTTCTGGTTTATCAAAATCCAAATCTGCTGCTGCTGGACGAGCCTACCAACCATTTGGATCTGGAAATGCGCCATGCCCTGAGTGTCGCCTTGCAGGATTATCAGGGTGCCATGGTCATCGTCTCGCATGACCGTCATTTGCTGCGCTCGGTCACTGACTCTCTGCTGTTGGTGGCCAATGGTGCTGTGCAGGCTTTTGATGGAGATCTGGACGACTATCGTCAATGGCTGACGGATCAGAAAAAAGGCGAGGAAGAGCCTTCGCAGGCAGGCAATGTCGTTAATGTTTCCAGAAAAGATCAAAGAAAACAGGACGCCGAGCGCCGGCACAAGCTCAAGCCATTAGTCGATGCCATAAAACGGACGGAACAGGCGGTAGAAAAATTGCATCAACAGCAATTTCTGATTGAACAGCAATTGGCCGATCCTGCAATTTACCAGGAGACTGAAAAAAATCGTTTAAAGCAGTTGTTGGAACAAAAAGCGCAGGTCGACAGAGATTTGTCGCGTGCGGAGGAAGCCTGGTTGACGGCGGAAAGTAAACTTGAAGAGGCGCAAGAGGCATGTACGAGTGGTTAA
- a CDS encoding universal stress protein produces the protein MQNYAHILLATDFSDNSNLIADRAKALADSFKAKLSLLHVVDNLPIMDTAYGPDIPFDIDLTEELMKAAKIRLTKLAGQLGVPASSQWLEFGSPKLEIVRVAEENEVDLIVVGSHGRHGLALLLGSTANGVLHYAKCDVLAVRLKDD, from the coding sequence ATGCAAAACTACGCTCATATATTATTAGCCACTGATTTTTCGGACAACAGTAACTTGATTGCCGATCGCGCGAAAGCGCTGGCCGACAGTTTTAAAGCCAAACTGAGTCTGCTGCATGTAGTAGACAATTTGCCGATAATGGATACTGCCTATGGACCGGATATTCCTTTTGATATCGATTTGACTGAAGAATTGATGAAAGCGGCCAAAATCAGGCTGACAAAATTAGCCGGCCAGCTGGGCGTGCCCGCTTCCAGTCAGTGGCTGGAATTCGGCAGTCCGAAACTCGAAATAGTGCGTGTTGCTGAAGAAAATGAGGTGGACTTGATCGTGGTGGGTTCGCACGGACGGCATGGTCTGGCTTTACTGTTGGGCTCTACAGCCAACGGCGTGCTGCATTATGCAAAATGTGATGTGCTGGCTGTTCGCCTTAAAGACGATTAG
- the cobU gene encoding bifunctional adenosylcobinamide kinase/adenosylcobinamide-phosphate guanylyltransferase, protein MTLILGGARSGKSRYAEQCAGDSGKQVVYCATATAGDHEMQARIARHRSDRPQHWKTVEEPIRLADVLKEQADSEHCILVDCLTLWLSNILFDDKGTVQRTLFEQQVNALIECVDKLPGDLILVSNEVGSGIIPLGEGTRRFVDEAGRLHQQLAQLCDKVVLVTAGLPQVLKWTG, encoded by the coding sequence GTGACTCTGATTTTAGGGGGCGCGCGTTCCGGTAAAAGCCGTTATGCCGAGCAATGTGCCGGGGATTCAGGTAAGCAGGTGGTTTACTGTGCGACGGCTACCGCAGGTGATCATGAAATGCAGGCGCGTATTGCAAGGCATCGGTCTGATCGCCCGCAACACTGGAAAACAGTTGAAGAGCCGATTAGATTGGCCGATGTTCTAAAAGAGCAGGCAGACTCTGAACATTGTATTTTGGTCGATTGCCTGACCTTATGGTTAAGCAATATCTTGTTTGATGATAAAGGCACTGTGCAGAGGACCCTTTTTGAGCAACAAGTCAACGCGTTGATCGAGTGTGTTGACAAACTGCCGGGCGATTTGATTCTGGTCAGTAACGAGGTCGGTTCGGGCATTATTCCGCTCGGTGAAGGCACGCGCCGGTTTGTCGATGAAGCAGGGCGTCTGCATCAGCAGCTCGCGCAACTTTGCGATAAGGTTGTCCTGGTTACGGCGGGTTTGCCGCAGGTATTGAAATGGACTGGCTAA
- the cobT gene encoding nicotinate-nucleotide--dimethylbenzimidazole phosphoribosyltransferase, translating to MDWLNAPIQPAGEAFAEQARIRQTTLTKPPGSLGFLEDIAVRLASLQQTGRPMIESVQVTVFAADHGIAEAGVSAFPQEVTGQMVTNFVNGGATANVLARHLGACFEVVDTGLRAPLDLTGLIVDRAGPGTANFAVQPAMTQAQLELALNAGKSAVDRAVLRQVHLFIGGEMGIGNTTSASALAAAVLKISPHELTGAGTGLDAAGIQRKAALIAEALALHLPALHSPFDMLRCLGGFEIAALTGAYISAAQQRMPVLVDGFISTVAALIAIEMAPECAEWFFYGHVSQERGHQRVLAFLNARPLLNLDMRLGEGSGALVAVPVLQMACKLHNEMATFEQAGICAE from the coding sequence ATGGACTGGCTAAACGCGCCCATTCAGCCTGCAGGCGAAGCCTTTGCCGAGCAGGCCAGAATCAGACAGACAACATTAACCAAACCTCCCGGTTCTTTAGGTTTTTTGGAAGATATTGCCGTTCGTCTGGCCTCATTACAGCAAACCGGACGTCCGATGATCGAATCGGTTCAGGTCACGGTTTTTGCTGCCGATCACGGAATTGCCGAAGCCGGCGTGTCGGCTTTCCCTCAGGAAGTGACGGGGCAAATGGTGACTAATTTTGTGAACGGCGGCGCGACAGCCAACGTGTTGGCTCGTCATTTGGGGGCTTGTTTTGAAGTTGTCGATACAGGACTGCGTGCTCCCCTGGATCTGACCGGATTAATCGTGGACAGGGCGGGTCCGGGGACGGCAAATTTTGCGGTGCAACCGGCCATGACGCAGGCGCAATTGGAATTGGCACTAAACGCCGGAAAAAGTGCAGTAGACAGAGCGGTTCTCCGGCAAGTGCATTTGTTCATAGGCGGCGAAATGGGCATAGGTAACACGACCAGTGCCAGTGCTCTGGCAGCTGCGGTGTTAAAGATCAGTCCGCACGAGTTGACAGGGGCGGGAACCGGCTTGGATGCTGCAGGTATCCAAAGAAAAGCCGCACTGATAGCTGAAGCATTGGCACTTCATCTGCCGGCATTACATTCTCCTTTCGATATGTTGAGATGTTTGGGTGGTTTTGAGATTGCCGCATTGACCGGAGCCTACATAAGTGCGGCTCAACAGCGTATGCCTGTATTGGTTGACGGGTTTATCAGCACGGTTGCCGCATTGATCGCCATTGAAATGGCTCCGGAGTGTGCGGAATGGTTTTTTTACGGACATGTTTCGCAGGAACGCGGGCATCAGCGAGTATTGGCATTTTTGAATGCACGGCCTCTGCTGAATTTGGATATGCGTTTGGGAGAGGGCAGCGGCGCTTTGGTTGCGGTGCCCGTTTTACAAATGGCTTGCAAGCTGCATAATGAAATGGCAACTTTTGAGCAGGCTGGTATCTGTGCAGAGTAA
- a CDS encoding TM2 domain-containing protein produces the protein MIGHIESFDLGRQTGVIKSDDSFYEFHLDQWTSPAEPETGDDVMFEQTDGTVTTVGLVGAYLENKAVKSRKIAIFLAFFLGLFGLHRFYLGFYLIGLCQIVVTFLTGGYGVLWGFLEFALLLSKNMDKDAKGRPLK, from the coding sequence ATGATAGGACACATAGAAAGCTTTGATTTAGGCAGGCAAACAGGCGTTATCAAAAGTGATGATTCATTTTATGAATTTCATTTGGACCAATGGACTTCACCTGCTGAGCCCGAAACCGGTGACGATGTGATGTTTGAGCAAACGGATGGAACCGTCACTACGGTTGGGCTGGTAGGGGCTTATCTGGAAAATAAAGCGGTGAAATCCCGTAAGATAGCGATTTTTCTAGCGTTCTTTTTGGGATTATTTGGGCTTCACCGGTTTTATTTGGGTTTTTACCTGATCGGTTTATGTCAGATTGTGGTGACTTTTTTGACCGGCGGTTATGGCGTATTGTGGGGGTTTCTCGAGTTTGCCCTGCTGCTCAGCAAAAACATGGATAAAGATGCCAAAGGGCGTCCGTTAAAGTAA
- a CDS encoding adenosylcobinamide-GDP ribazoletransferase — MHSLLLALQFLTRIPLPVYFEPSERQWGHSVLFYPFVGLLIGLMLVLALGLLGTEQPALKAAMLLILWVGITGGLHLDGLADCADAWAGGMSSPERSLAIMKDPAAGPIAVIWLILVLMVKWAALVEIVKQSDAEALLMVPMLGRLAIMALMLTAPYVRPGGLGEKMIVNLPVTLARLSLAAWLICAIWFAGWMPVLVALLVWLAIRYLALRRLGGVTGDVYGAAVELSEAAVLAAVAMYV, encoded by the coding sequence ATGCATTCATTACTATTAGCCCTACAGTTTTTAACCCGGATTCCGCTGCCTGTCTATTTTGAACCCAGCGAGCGCCAATGGGGGCATTCGGTTTTGTTTTATCCGTTTGTCGGTTTATTGATCGGTTTGATGCTGGTTTTGGCATTGGGTCTTTTGGGAACAGAACAGCCAGCACTTAAAGCGGCAATGCTTTTGATTCTGTGGGTAGGGATTACCGGCGGACTTCATCTGGATGGACTCGCTGATTGCGCCGATGCCTGGGCGGGCGGGATGAGCAGTCCTGAACGCAGTCTGGCAATTATGAAAGATCCGGCAGCCGGGCCAATCGCTGTCATTTGGCTGATTCTGGTGTTGATGGTGAAATGGGCGGCCTTGGTTGAAATCGTCAAACAATCTGACGCTGAGGCATTATTGATGGTACCGATGCTGGGCCGGTTGGCTATCATGGCGTTGATGTTGACTGCGCCTTATGTCCGTCCGGGCGGGTTGGGAGAAAAAATGATCGTCAATTTACCCGTCACCCTCGCTAGATTAAGTCTTGCCGCTTGGCTGATCTGTGCAATATGGTTTGCTGGCTGGATGCCAGTGCTGGTTGCCTTATTGGTTTGGCTGGCAATACGCTATCTCGCGCTTCGTCGTTTAGGGGGGGTAACCGGTGATGTTTATGGGGCTGCCGTGGAATTGTCGGAGGCCGCTGTTCTGGCGGCGGTGGCAATGTATGTCTGA
- the bluB gene encoding 5,6-dimethylbenzimidazole synthase encodes MSEHRFSDAEIAAVYRAISARRDMRHFLSEPVDEAILTKLLQAAHQAGSVGLMQPWRFIRITDVALRRKIHALVEQERLQTALAMGERNDAFMKLKVEGILDCGELLVVALQDQREKHIFGRRTLPEMDLASAACAIQNLWLAARAEGLGLGWVSLFDPMALAKLLAIPEGGSPIAVLCLGHVEAFYEKPMLELEAWAKARPLADFVSENSWRDGF; translated from the coding sequence ATGTCTGAGCATCGTTTTAGTGACGCTGAAATAGCGGCGGTTTACCGGGCGATTTCAGCGCGACGCGACATGCGCCACTTTTTGTCGGAGCCGGTTGATGAAGCAATACTGACAAAGCTTTTACAAGCGGCTCATCAAGCGGGGAGCGTCGGTTTGATGCAGCCCTGGCGATTTATCAGAATTACCGATGTTGCATTGCGGCGAAAAATTCATGCGCTGGTTGAGCAGGAACGGCTGCAGACAGCGCTGGCTATGGGTGAACGCAATGACGCGTTCATGAAACTCAAAGTCGAAGGCATCCTGGATTGCGGGGAATTGCTGGTTGTCGCCTTGCAGGATCAGCGCGAAAAACATATTTTCGGCAGGCGCACGTTGCCGGAAATGGATTTAGCGTCGGCGGCCTGCGCCATACAAAATTTGTGGCTGGCCGCCAGAGCCGAGGGTTTGGGGCTGGGCTGGGTGTCTTTATTCGATCCCATGGCCCTGGCAAAATTGCTTGCAATTCCTGAAGGAGGCAGCCCCATTGCAGTCTTGTGTCTTGGGCATGTCGAGGCCTTTTACGAAAAACCCATGCTGGAATTGGAGGCCTGGGCCAAAGCGCGACCCTTAGCCGATTTTGTCTCCGAAAATAGCTGGCGTGATGGTTTTTAA
- the cobD gene encoding threonine-phosphate decarboxylase CobD, whose protein sequence is MLEHGGKLRNAATRYQIPLDQWIDLSTGINPNGWPIPAIPGECWVRLPEADDGLVEAARRYYQSPHILPVAGSQAAIQALPLLRSASVTGMLSPAYAEHAANWQKVGHTLINLHPDTLSEVIGKLDVLVLINPNNPTGWRFSQAQLLAWHENLQARGGWLIVDEAFIDTTQECSLAAHLPRPGLIILRSLGKFFGLAGARCGFVLADEALLSNLNEQLGPWTLSHPCRYVAKQALCDRAWQERTSLALKLQSQRLRLLLESHGLNPDGHTDLFVWCKILQAQALHERLARQGILTRLFETPSSVRFGLPKDEMQWERLDIALKTITPAIFGDKIG, encoded by the coding sequence TTGCTGGAACATGGGGGTAAACTGCGCAATGCCGCAACGCGTTATCAGATTCCGCTGGACCAATGGATAGATTTATCGACCGGCATCAATCCCAATGGTTGGCCGATTCCTGCCATACCGGGCGAATGCTGGGTAAGATTACCCGAAGCAGACGATGGTCTTGTTGAGGCCGCCAGGCGCTATTATCAATCGCCTCATATTTTACCGGTAGCCGGCTCCCAGGCAGCCATTCAGGCCTTACCATTATTACGGTCCGCGTCTGTCACCGGCATGTTGAGCCCCGCCTATGCAGAGCACGCCGCCAACTGGCAAAAAGTCGGCCATACCCTGATAAATTTGCATCCGGATACCCTCAGCGAAGTGATCGGCAAACTGGATGTATTAGTCTTGATTAACCCGAACAACCCTACCGGTTGGCGCTTCAGTCAAGCGCAGCTGCTAGCCTGGCACGAAAACTTACAGGCGCGCGGCGGCTGGCTGATTGTCGATGAAGCGTTTATCGATACGACCCAGGAATGCAGTCTGGCGGCCCATTTACCCAGACCCGGCCTGATTATTTTGCGCTCACTGGGGAAGTTTTTCGGTTTGGCAGGAGCCCGATGCGGATTCGTTCTGGCAGACGAGGCGCTACTTAGTAATTTGAATGAACAATTAGGCCCGTGGACACTTAGCCATCCTTGCCGTTATGTAGCAAAGCAAGCCTTATGCGACCGTGCTTGGCAAGAACGCACCAGTCTGGCACTAAAACTGCAGTCACAACGATTGAGGCTATTGCTGGAATCGCATGGACTCAATCCGGACGGCCATACAGACTTGTTCGTCTGGTGTAAAATCCTGCAGGCGCAGGCATTGCACGAACGTCTTGCCCGCCAGGGCATTCTGACCCGATTATTCGAAACACCCAGCAGCGTGCGATTCGGCCTTCCCAAAGATGAAATGCAATGGGAGCGGCTGGATATCGCGTTAAAAACCATCACGCCAGCTATTTTCGGAGACAAAATCGGCTAA
- the cbiB gene encoding adenosylcobinamide-phosphate synthase CbiB: MSLTLYILSAVLIDRCLGEPQRFHPLVGFGAFANFIEQRLWHANASRFVGLIALILAVIPITLLIYGLERFMHADALIHPVLLYFCIGATSLKQHSERVFAALDGQNILQARHQVALIVSRETANMDALAVRRAAIESVLENGADAIFAPLFWFIVAGPAGAVFYRLVNTLDALWGYKNERYNRFGWAAARLDDGLNYLPARLTACSYALLGQTRKALNSWRRYSTLLESPNAGPVMSSGAGTLNIKLGGPAVYHGKLKNKPYFGGNNEPADHDIIKANRLIDKTLWIWIVLITSGEALAGTWG, from the coding sequence ATGAGTTTAACGCTCTATATCCTGTCGGCAGTTCTTATCGACCGGTGTTTGGGGGAGCCACAACGCTTCCACCCTCTGGTTGGCTTCGGCGCTTTTGCAAACTTCATCGAACAACGTTTATGGCATGCAAATGCGAGCCGTTTTGTGGGTTTGATCGCCCTGATATTAGCCGTCATCCCTATCACACTGCTTATTTACGGATTAGAGCGCTTCATGCATGCTGACGCCCTGATTCACCCGGTCTTATTATACTTTTGCATAGGTGCAACAAGCCTCAAGCAACATTCGGAGCGTGTTTTTGCCGCGCTTGACGGACAAAACATACTTCAGGCAAGGCATCAGGTTGCCCTGATCGTCAGCCGTGAAACCGCTAACATGGACGCATTGGCGGTCCGCCGGGCGGCTATAGAATCGGTTCTTGAAAACGGTGCGGATGCCATTTTTGCCCCGTTATTCTGGTTTATAGTTGCAGGCCCTGCCGGTGCTGTTTTTTACCGGCTAGTGAATACGTTGGACGCATTATGGGGCTATAAAAATGAACGCTATAACCGCTTTGGCTGGGCCGCTGCAAGACTGGATGACGGCTTGAACTACTTGCCGGCGCGATTGACCGCCTGCAGTTACGCTTTACTGGGCCAAACCCGAAAAGCCTTGAACAGTTGGCGCAGATACTCGACTCTGCTGGAAAGTCCGAATGCAGGACCGGTGATGAGTTCCGGCGCCGGAACGCTCAATATCAAATTAGGCGGACCTGCTGTCTATCACGGCAAACTCAAAAACAAGCCGTATTTTGGCGGAAACAACGAGCCCGCCGATCATGACATTATCAAAGCAAACCGGCTGATTGATAAAACCCTGTGGATATGGATCGTGTTAATTACATCAGGAGAAGCACTTGCTGGAACATGGGGGTAA